ATAGTCAGATTATCTAGTAATTATTCTTTACATCAGCTACTTCCAGAAAATAAAATATACACTTAGGAATGATATCATGTCCGCATAATTTGCCATAGGATAAGCTTTTAGCTCAAGAAGAATACGTATTCTACATATTCGTATTTGTGCAAAAAGTCAAGTTTATTGAGTTGATTATGAATATTATTTACTTTTTTAGATTTTTCGATTTACTTATATCCATAAAACTTTATTCTGAGAAACGATGTTTATAATCAGTCAGTAGTGAATGTCGATCGAGTGATTACAATCATCGAACATCTGCAATTGAAGACTTATTATTAAAACTGATGAGGAGATGCAGAGAAAATTTAATAAATAAATTGAAAAATGTCGTTTATGGTATTAATGTTTGCACAGTAGTAGCTGATGTATTAACAGAAGGTGTAAACCCAGCTAGTTTACCCAACTTCTGGGGTACAAAGTCCGTTTCTTTGCTACCTTGAACCTCAGATAAGTAGCAATCTCGCACTGCTAACAACAAGCCTTTGATGACATCTTGTGCGCCTGTTTTAACTAAATCGTCTGCCTTTTTGAAAAAATGCGATCGCCATTTACCATCGTTATTGCCATACAATTCGATTAAATACCAACCTGCAAGATACTCAGCTAAAGGGTCAAGACAGAAACGGATTCTGTCTTTGGCAGAACCAATAGTTTGAATCAGGTGCAGGCGCTTTTCTAGATAATTGAGGTGTGCTTCGGGGTCATCAATACCCAAAGCTGCTAATGCAGCAATGGCATCTGCACGCTTTGCGGTTCCTGGTTGATAACTTTGCTGCAAGCATTCCCAGGCAATGGTTTTGGTAATTTGATGCACAGTGCGGTCGTCAAATTGATTGTCTGTAACATCACGATTGAGTTCATTGATATAACCCAGCATTAAATTAGGAATATTCTCTGGCAACGCAGAAATATTAGATGTAACGTCTTTACTGGCGATTAACTGTTCAGCATAAAGTTTAGCCAGCAAGACAGTGATATTATTTTGACCGACCATCAGAGAAAGACGGTTACAAGCGTCAAAAAATTCTTGGTCAGTAAAGCGATCGCGTTTACCTCGCTGCATGAGATAAGCTTCCATAAAGGACGATAGTTTATTCGCCTCAATCCGCAAGGGTTTAATTATCGTCTTATTAACCCGCCCCAGCTTTTCCTCAATTCGGGAAGTAATCACCAACGCATTCACCGGAAACTCTGGCGACTCCGGCTCAATTGCTTCTCGTGTAGTCGCATTCATTTCCGAGAAACGGTCTACAATCACTAGAATGCGTTTCTTTCTTAGCAAACGTAACAGTAACTCTTGACAAATCGGCTCTGGTTCATCAATTAAAGCTTGTAACTGTCCTCTGATAGCTTCTAAAAGCGGTGACTTACCTTCAGTTACCCGAAATTCTTCTTCTAACAGCACGGGTAACATCAAATGTTTGCAGAGTTGTTGGTCTTCATCCTCAGCCATTGCCCACCCAGCGATTCGACACGCTAAACTGGTTTTACCTACACCCCCTTCCCCGCCAATTACTAGACAGCTACGCTGTTTCTCGAAAGTTGAGCGCAAATTCTCATTCATCAGTTGGGGAACTGTTATACCATCCAGAACAACGGGAATGGGAATGTAACAAGCGCGACTGCTAACTGTATCCTTTTTGGGAAATTGTTCGCGTGCTGCTTTGATATATTTAGCTACCCACGCGTCTAATACTCTGGGATGGTAATGAAACCAGCCAACAAATAGCACATATCGCAGAGGTACATTAACGCTGATAAATGGGAGAGAAAAATCTGTGTAGGGTTTGAGGGCGTTGTTAATTTTCAACAACCATAAAGGGGCTAATCGCAAGAGAATTAACCACACGGAAGGTAATAAGATCAGGTAGGCGGCAATTCCCAAGAGTAATTTATGCCCAAATAGCCATTCTAGAACTCTATCAAAGAGGCGAGTTTCTTTTTCTGCTTTCAGGGCATTGAGAGGGCGACGTATCAGCCTACTGTCAGTCTCTGTGAATTTATCTTTGTGTTCTTGGATAGTTGTCAATACCTGCTCAAAGTCTGAGATGACTTTCTGCAACTTTGAGCTAGGTAAAGCATTTGCTTTATCCTGAAAGCCTGCCGCTATTCCTCCTAAACCTTTGATAGCACCTAAACGCACGTAAAACTGGCTATCATTCAACAGGTTAATTAAATTAGGGACAGCCGATACTGCTTCTGTACCCATTGCACCCAGGGCGTAGGCAGAATTGTAACGTACAGCGGGGTTATTATCTTTTAGGGCAGCGGTTAATACTGGGACAGCTACTTTCGCTTCTACACCAATTTTCCTAAGTGCAGAAGGAACATAAATGCGAACGAATTGCTCCTTGTCTTGTAATGCCGCCATCAACGATGGAACTGCTGCTTTGGCTGCTGTACCAATATTTCCTAAAGCTAAGGTGGCATACAGGCGAACTTGTCCATCCTCATCGTGCAATGCCGCACTTAAGGCAGAAACGGCTGGTGCTGCTTCTGCACCCAAATCTCCTAAAACCGAAGCGGCGTGCCAACGAAGATTAATATCCTGATTTTTCAAAGCTTCAATCAGAGACGGTACTGCTGGGGAACCGATATTAACTAATGCATCTGCTGCAAGGCTTCTAATGTGGGCATCGTTATCTATCAGCTTCTCAATCAGAGGAGCAATTTTGCTGTCAGTAGTGATTTGCGCCCAACTATTGCTTGTGCATAGTAGGAACAGTGTCAGGCATAAGACAACTACCTTGAGCGCACTAAGTAATACTTGTCTGGTGTGCTTTGTCATTGAATCGGATTGAATCACCCGATGAACAACTCCAGTCAGAGAAACTATACCTAGATTGTAATCTAACTGTCAATACGGGTTAGCGATGTCTACGACGGGCTACGCCTACGCACTGCTTTGTCCCTGCTTTGCTCAAGCTTGATTAGCATTGGGATTTAAACGTATCATAATTTTCTCTGGTTATGTCAAATTTTTAAATCCATAACAGCGATACAGTCCATGAGCATCTTTTGTGCCTAACATCCACCTTGACGAAACACCTTGGTACGAGAAAGGTAAATATGAATAGTTAGGGTAGCGATTACAAAATACAATTGCTACCACATTGGTAGTCATCGCCAGGAAGGGCTATTACGCCTAAATGCTTATGGCATTTGTGGGATGGTTAATTACCAATCAATAATTGCTTTTGATGTAGTAATACTGTTAGAATCTAGATAAGAATATTAATTTTATAAAGCTAAAAAATATGTAGATCCAAATTAAACCAGAATTAGAGAATTTTATTCAGGCACAGCTTGCAAGTGGTAGATTTACTAATGCAGATGATGTTATAAATGAAGCCTTTAAACTGTTACAAGAAAGAGAGCAGCGACTTGAAGAATTACGGCAAAAAATTTCTGTAGGAACTGAACAAATTGCTAAGGGACAAGTAACTGACGGCGAAGTTGTATTTGCCAGATTACAAGAAAAAATTCGTCGAATTGCTGAGGAGTCCTCTGAATGAGTAATTATTCACTTTCAGATGCAGCAATTCGAGATTTAGATGAAATTTGTGAATATATTGCTCGGAGTAACCCAAAAGCAGCCAGTAAACTTTTTGATGACATTCGCTCCAAATGTAAATTAGTAGCGAGTTTCCCTAATATGGGAAAAAGCTATGGAAGGCTTGTACCAAATCTGCGCGGTTTTGTTGTGGATGATTACATTATATAAACCTTGACCGAACCGTATTGTAATAACTATAATTCATTCTCGCGGTCAGCGGTTTGCAACCGAAAATGATGAAATTACTGAACCATTAGCTGGATAAAAAAGGCTATATTCAGTATTCAAGGATATGGGTGCATCTACCATTGATTATGAATCAGCCTACAACAAAATCTTGGCAAGAAGTCCTCGCTGCTTTTAAAAAAATCTGGGGTTATGAAGATTTTCGTCCACCACAGGGAGAAATTGTCAGTAGTTTATTATCACAAAAAGATGCACTGATTATTATGCCCACAGGTGGCGGAAAGTCAATTTGCTTTCAACTTCCCGCACTGCTACAAACAGGATTAACTTTGGTAGTTTCGCCCTTGGTGGCGCTGATGGAAAATCAAGTACAGGAACTACGAGAAAGCCACCAAAAAGCAGCACTTTTACATAGTGAATTATCTTCATCCCAACGCCGTGTAACCCTACAAGCTTTGGAACGTCAACAGCTAAGATTACTTTATTTGTCACCAGAAACTTTGCTAAGTGTGCCAGTGTGGGAAAGATTATGTCACCCGCAATTGCAAATTAATGGTTTGATTTTAGATGAAGCTCATTGTTTGGTGCAATGGGGTGATACTTTTCGCCCAGCTTATCGCAGATTAGGGGCGGTGCGTCCGGCATTACTCAAATCAAAACCACCAGGAACAAAAATCAGCATCGCCGCTTTTACTGCGACTGCTGACCCCTCAGCCCAAAAAATTATTCAAACAGTTTTACAATTACAACAACCAGAGATTTTTCGCTTAAATCCTTACCGTCCGAATTTGCATCCCAGCATTCGCATTGCTTGGACACCACGAGGTAGGAAACAACAATTATTAAAGTTTATTCAAAATAGACCGCAACAATCGGGATTAGTTTATGTTCGCACTCGGCGAGATAGCGAAGATTTAGCCCAATGGTTAGCAGAGATGGGTTACGCTACAGCTAGCTATCATGCGGGATTAGGTGCAACAGAACGCCGTGAAGTAGAAGCAAGCTGGTTAAGTGGCAAAATGCCCTTTGTTGTGTGTACCTGTGCGTTTGGTATGGGGATAAATAAAAGTGACGTTCGCTGGGTAGCACATTTTCACGCACCACATCTGCTATCTGAATATGTGCAAGAAATTGGCCGGGCTGGAAGGGATGGGAAACCAGCCCAAGCGTTGACACTGGTAAGTGAACCTACGGGCTGGTTAGATTCAGGGGATAAGCAAAGACAGGAGTTTTTTCACGAACAAATGCGATCGCAACAACAAATAGCGCAGCAACTTGTGAAAAAATTACCAAAACAGGGAGAAGTGAATGCAGTAACTCGACAATTTCCCGAAGGTGCGACGGCACTGGCTTTACTCCACAGCAGTGGTCAGTTAAACTGGCTTGACCCTTTTCATTACAGCATTGGGCAAAAGGCCGGAAATCAGCCACCGACGCAATTACACGCCGCTAAACAGATGCAGCAATATCTGACTACAAAGCAGTGTCGTTGGCAATTTTTGTTAAACGCCTTTGGTTTTGACAAAGAAGCAGCTAACTTACGTTGTGGACATTGCGATAATTGTTGTTAACTAACAGTCCGTTTAATCGGAATTTCTATCCAGAACTCACAGCCCTTACCAGCTTCCGAAACACACTTGATATTACCACCGTGTTTTTCGACAATAATTTGGTAGCTAATAGATAACCCCAAACCAGTACCTTGTCCAGGTTGTTTGGTGGTAAAGAAAGGTTCAAAAATGCGCGATCGCATCCTCTCTGGAATCCCACAACCATTGTCAGCAATCCAAATCAGAATCGTATTCTCTTCTATGACTTCTGTACGAATCCAAATTTTGGGATTTTGAATTTTTTTTCTACTAGTTGCTGAGTTTTCTAGTGCATCGATCGCATTGTTGAGAATATTCATAAACACCTGATTCATCTGGGCTGCATAGCAGACTACTGGGGGTAATTCACCATATTGTTTAACTACCTCAATCACAAAAGAATTAGTCTCTGGTTGCAGTCGATGTTGTAAAATTAGCAAAGTACTGTCGATGCCTTCATGAATATCTACTGGCTTCATTCCTGTTTCATCAAGTCGAGAAAAGCTTCGTAACGACAAGACTAATTGAGATATTCGATCTGCCCCTATCTTCATTGAGATCAGAATTTTAGGCAAGTCATCACTAATGAAATCTAAATCTAGTGCTGCTACTTGCTTTTGAATTTCTTCTGTTGTTTTAGGATACTGTTTTTGATAAAGGTGTAGTAATTTCAATAAATTTTCGGCATGTTCTGTAACATAAGTGATATTGCCATAAATAAAACTAATCGGGTTATTAATTTCATGTGCTACACCAGCAACTAACTGCCCTAAGCCTGCCATTTTCTCACTTTGAATTAACTGGCTTTGAGTGTGCTGTAATTCTTTAAGAGTCTGTGTGATTTCTTCTTTTTGACGTTGAGTCTGTTCGAGTAATTCCGCTTGCTGAAGTCCTACTCCTAACTGAGTACCAATTTGCATTAGCAAATCTACTTCATCTTCTTGCCAATCACGGGGTTTGATATTTTGATAAGCTGCTAGTAATCCCCAAAGTTTCTCACCCTGAAAAATTGGCACAATCATATATGCCTTAGCCTCCATTAGCTCGATTAGGGCAAGATCAGGAATAGAATCATCGGTACTGTAAATATCCTTAATAACAAGAGTTTTACTATTAGCGAAATCTCCGTCTTGGATTTCTTGCAAGTAATTACTGGCATAGGTATAGCCCGTCGTAGACATTGCAGGTACAATTTCCTTGACTGTTGTCCAACCTTGGGCTAAGGACTCAGCAACAAATTCCCCACTCCAATCAGCCCCGAATCGATAGATTGTCACTCGATCGACTTCCAATAGCCGCCGGACTTCTTCTGTACTGGTAGCAAAGATGGTATCAATATCAAGAGACTGGCGAATTTTCTCCACCGTTGTAGCTAAAGCCTTTTCCCTTTGGGCCGCTTTCCGTTCTCGTTCGGCGGCTTTAGCCAGTTTTTGGGCTTGCACCTGCATCTGTTTCAAGGACTCAGCTTGCTGTAATGCTACCCCCAATTGGACGCCAACTTGTGCTAGCAAATTGATTTCTTCATCTTGCCAATAACGGGGCTGGGAATTTTGATAAGCTACTAGCAATCCCCACAGCTTTTCGCCCTGAGAAATTGGGACAAAAACTTCATTACGTGCATACTTACCTGCTTTCGTTCCTTGGACAAAAACGCGTTCGGTCAATGGCTGCGGCTTAACCATTGGTGTCCAACCATCAACAATAGAATCAGCCACAAATTCGCCACTCCAATCAGGATAGAAGCGATAAATTGCGACTCGTTCCACTTCCAATAGCCGACGGACTTCTTGAGTAGTGGTTTTAAAGATGGCTTCAATATCAAGAGACTGACGAATTTTTTCTACGGTGTTTGCCAGCGCCCTTTGCCTTTCAGCAGCTTTGCTGATCTCTGCGGCTTGAATCTGCATTTGTTGGATAAATTCTGCTTGCTGCAAAGCTACACCTAATTGGGTGCCCACTTGGGTAAGCAAGTAAACTTCATCTTTTTGCCAATCACGGCTTGTAGCATTCTGATACACTGCTAGCAGCCCCCAGAGCTTTTGACCGTGGTAAATGGCAATAATTACATAAGCTCTGGCTTGATATATCTCTAAGATTTTAATGTAACAGTTGCTAAAGCCTGAATTGTAAATATCATTACAAACACGGTAAACTTCACATCTACTAAAACTACCACCCTCTGTATCTTGTAAATAAGTATCAGCAACAGGGGGTTTAGCTAAATCTTTAGCGCTACATTCACTGACATTTTCACTCAATTCCGGCCGCTGCAACTGTTCATGGATGAGAGAAATCCAACCCTCTGCCACTGATTCAAACACAAATTCACCACTCCAATCGGCATTAAAGCGGTAGATGGCGACGCGATCGGCATTTAGCAGCTGCCTAAGTTCTGCGGTGGTTGTGTGGAAAATGCTTTCTAAGTCTAGGAACTGACGAATTTTCTCAATGGTTATGGCGATGGTTTTCTGCC
This Nostoc sp. C052 DNA region includes the following protein-coding sequences:
- a CDS encoding type II toxin-antitoxin system RelE/ParE family toxin; this encodes MSNYSLSDAAIRDLDEICEYIARSNPKAASKLFDDIRSKCKLVASFPNMGKSYGRLVPNLRGFVVDDYII
- a CDS encoding ATP-dependent DNA helicase RecQ gives rise to the protein MNQPTTKSWQEVLAAFKKIWGYEDFRPPQGEIVSSLLSQKDALIIMPTGGGKSICFQLPALLQTGLTLVVSPLVALMENQVQELRESHQKAALLHSELSSSQRRVTLQALERQQLRLLYLSPETLLSVPVWERLCHPQLQINGLILDEAHCLVQWGDTFRPAYRRLGAVRPALLKSKPPGTKISIAAFTATADPSAQKIIQTVLQLQQPEIFRLNPYRPNLHPSIRIAWTPRGRKQQLLKFIQNRPQQSGLVYVRTRRDSEDLAQWLAEMGYATASYHAGLGATERREVEASWLSGKMPFVVCTCAFGMGINKSDVRWVAHFHAPHLLSEYVQEIGRAGRDGKPAQALTLVSEPTGWLDSGDKQRQEFFHEQMRSQQQIAQQLVKKLPKQGEVNAVTRQFPEGATALALLHSSGQLNWLDPFHYSIGQKAGNQPPTQLHAAKQMQQYLTTKQCRWQFLLNAFGFDKEAANLRCGHCDNCC
- a CDS encoding type II toxin-antitoxin system ParD family antitoxin, producing MQAQLASGRFTNADDVINEAFKLLQEREQRLEELRQKISVGTEQIAKGQVTDGEVVFARLQEKIRRIAEESSE
- a CDS encoding HEAT repeat domain-containing protein; translated protein: MTKHTRQVLLSALKVVVLCLTLFLLCTSNSWAQITTDSKIAPLIEKLIDNDAHIRSLAADALVNIGSPAVPSLIEALKNQDINLRWHAASVLGDLGAEAAPAVSALSAALHDEDGQVRLYATLALGNIGTAAKAAVPSLMAALQDKEQFVRIYVPSALRKIGVEAKVAVPVLTAALKDNNPAVRYNSAYALGAMGTEAVSAVPNLINLLNDSQFYVRLGAIKGLGGIAAGFQDKANALPSSKLQKVISDFEQVLTTIQEHKDKFTETDSRLIRRPLNALKAEKETRLFDRVLEWLFGHKLLLGIAAYLILLPSVWLILLRLAPLWLLKINNALKPYTDFSLPFISVNVPLRYVLFVGWFHYHPRVLDAWVAKYIKAAREQFPKKDTVSSRACYIPIPVVLDGITVPQLMNENLRSTFEKQRSCLVIGGEGGVGKTSLACRIAGWAMAEDEDQQLCKHLMLPVLLEEEFRVTEGKSPLLEAIRGQLQALIDEPEPICQELLLRLLRKKRILVIVDRFSEMNATTREAIEPESPEFPVNALVITSRIEEKLGRVNKTIIKPLRIEANKLSSFMEAYLMQRGKRDRFTDQEFFDACNRLSLMVGQNNITVLLAKLYAEQLIASKDVTSNISALPENIPNLMLGYINELNRDVTDNQFDDRTVHQITKTIAWECLQQSYQPGTAKRADAIAALAALGIDDPEAHLNYLEKRLHLIQTIGSAKDRIRFCLDPLAEYLAGWYLIELYGNNDGKWRSHFFKKADDLVKTGAQDVIKGLLLAVRDCYLSEVQGSKETDFVPQKLGKLAGFTPSVNTSATTVQTLIP
- a CDS encoding GAF domain-containing protein, translating into MENSSTTQPIEPNSEQQESYSDVKFSFRQNEQQKALSGVIAHIRESLDIETIFKITVTEVRQLLKSDRVGVFRFYPDLAWEGEFIYEDVGTEWVAALAAKISDRNFAEEFARLYQQGQIKAMADIYQANVSDSYVQMLEKFQVRANIAAPLMKGKDLWGLLCIHQCSSPRQWEVSEIEFVQLIAEHLGVALQQADYLEQVKLQSAELAQAKAREKAAEWQKTIAITIEKIRQFLDLESIFHTTTAELRQLLNADRVAIYRFNADWSGEFVFESVAEGWISLIHEQLQRPELSENVSECSAKDLAKPPVADTYLQDTEGGSFSRCEVYRVCNDIYNSGFSNCYIKILEIYQARAYVIIAIYHGQKLWGLLAVYQNATSRDWQKDEVYLLTQVGTQLGVALQQAEFIQQMQIQAAEISKAAERQRALANTVEKIRQSLDIEAIFKTTTQEVRRLLEVERVAIYRFYPDWSGEFVADSIVDGWTPMVKPQPLTERVFVQGTKAGKYARNEVFVPISQGEKLWGLLVAYQNSQPRYWQDEEINLLAQVGVQLGVALQQAESLKQMQVQAQKLAKAAERERKAAQREKALATTVEKIRQSLDIDTIFATSTEEVRRLLEVDRVTIYRFGADWSGEFVAESLAQGWTTVKEIVPAMSTTGYTYASNYLQEIQDGDFANSKTLVIKDIYSTDDSIPDLALIELMEAKAYMIVPIFQGEKLWGLLAAYQNIKPRDWQEDEVDLLMQIGTQLGVGLQQAELLEQTQRQKEEITQTLKELQHTQSQLIQSEKMAGLGQLVAGVAHEINNPISFIYGNITYVTEHAENLLKLLHLYQKQYPKTTEEIQKQVAALDLDFISDDLPKILISMKIGADRISQLVLSLRSFSRLDETGMKPVDIHEGIDSTLLILQHRLQPETNSFVIEVVKQYGELPPVVCYAAQMNQVFMNILNNAIDALENSATSRKKIQNPKIWIRTEVIEENTILIWIADNGCGIPERMRSRIFEPFFTTKQPGQGTGLGLSISYQIIVEKHGGNIKCVSEAGKGCEFWIEIPIKRTVS